GAAAGAAATGTTCAAGACATCCGGTGGAAAATATATAGCTCCTCAGACGATTGAAAACTTAGCCAAAGCTTCGAAATTTATTGAGCAAATTATGGTGGTAGGTGATGGTGAAAAAATGCCGTGTGCGTTGGTACAGCCTGATTTTGAATTTGCTAAAAGCTGGGCCATGAGAAATAACCTCAACATTGGTTCTACTCCTGAAGAAATTGCAAAAAGTGCAGAATTGAAACAGAGAATTGAAAAAGAAATTGACGGAATTAACGAACATCTTGGAAATTGGGAGAAAATCAAGAAAATTGAACTGACTCCTGAGGTTTGGAGCATTGAAACCGGACTTCTGACTCCTACGCTGAAACTGAAAAGAAAGGCCGTAAAAGAGAAGTTTATGAGTCTTTACAATAAAATGTATGAGCATCAGGATTAAATAAAATATAACCGCTTCGTTTGAAGCGGTTTTTTTTGTGGGTTTTAATAGCAATGGACATTGTTAAGTTTTGGCTAAAGCTAATGGATTTTTTTATTTTTTTAAATAATAACAAAAAAAGCTGTCTCAAAATGAAACAGCTTTTGTATTGTTGAAAATCAATAATTAGAATTTAATTACAGATTTCATTTTATCGTTTTCTTCCATTACCAACTCATCGTCAACAAGGATTTTCCCAGAGTGTTCATCAATAATGATTTTCTTTCTCTGAGCGATTTCCATTTGCTTTTGTGGTGGAATGGTGAAGAAAGATCCTTTTGGAGCTCCTCTTTCTAATCCTACTACTGCAAGACCATTGATAGAGTTTGTTCTGATTCTGTTATAAGAAGCTAATAATCTCTCATCAATTTTACCTGCGAATTCTTTAGACTGCTCAATAAGATATTCTTCTTCTTTCTGCGTTTCAGAGATCAACCCTTCTAATTCTTCTTTCTTGAATTTCAAGTGGTTTTTTAAATCGTCGATCTTTGAAGTTAATTCGCTTAAAGTTTCG
This Chryseobacterium sp. G0162 DNA region includes the following protein-coding sequences:
- a CDS encoding zinc ribbon domain-containing protein yields the protein MAKTNDISVEEKLRALYDLQIIDSRLDEIRNTRGELPIEVEDLEIEIEGLEKRAEKFHADIKDQDDQIKTKHEVINHAKTLIEKYKSQQDNVRNNKEFEALGKEMEFQDLEIQLAEKRIKEFGAKIAHKNETLSELTSKIDDLKNHLKFKKEELEGLISETQKEEEYLIEQSKEFAGKIDERLLASYNRIRTNSINGLAVVGLERGAPKGSFFTIPPQKQMEIAQRKKIIIDEHSGKILVDDELVMEENDKMKSVIKF